Proteins co-encoded in one Bombus pyrosoma isolate SC7728 linkage group LG4, ASM1482585v1, whole genome shotgun sequence genomic window:
- the LOC122567078 gene encoding protein CASC3 isoform X2, producing MSDTRRRRKSDQSCGSDDLSDSCEELNATKETQSSEQTDGHQDSECDIYPSDSDAESQDGALRESGDGQEEEKPQKKLDDDEDRRNPQYIPKRGTFYEHDDRTIDEVTDNAVESQNEREIKEKKVWKDKEDRWDHDRYNDEEQAPKSHEELIAVYGYDIRNEEGPPRARRRRRYGRGPNKYTRNWEDEDAYGKPGSNVSNKNRKFNRSGEDFPALGTNKNASTHVEEPVISSAWYCSKNKSQNKVQNFPPLQAQGDSLKSKSSNTSNTHTNENKAPNEPTNPAWKKDTKHSSHIQSSNGNSGAGGDADKLINTKISSRDNNKRNVQESVSLAASRTRGRGFRTNANNNMVTNRTVDIKPKGRGTGSTTTENKRNNIQNDDEQQITHDMKHISVTDGTQYHQSGRHNKSFYGQSSNQQRSGAVPPRMQQQQPQQQQQQQSIQQQDGSANRPKRYSSLRQRSTVSDNPGPQNYPPQHGQHGQHNQHNQHNQHGQHGQHGYFPPQGYPQGHFEQTTPVATATAPMTGQPVIPIPPNGQPASYAPPPFLVPPPQFISPQTAPPSIINYVPGPNGPAFQPNFQGYQGYSAPVQPQRPPPPQELFQPQGCTYYSPAQQQQQQQQSAPMRRPKAAIPILPPPENQHQTSRGRGKTTQPQQTNQLGNTQQTEQEVKINSIESDQKTVPEQFDNTEIEQAEIQETEKINGSSAIANPVVENTEKDIKILDIGTPVNLGDTTTDQLDDISANDSSKVTMKEENIISLKAMEPAIEKAENDSNKIENTTTESTVVEEAAA from the exons AGCAGCGAGCAAACTGATGGTCATCAGGATTCAGAATGTGATATCTATCCTTCTGATTCCGATGCTGAATCTCAAGATGGTGCATTGCGAGAAAGTGGAGATgggcaagaagaagaaaaaccgCAGAAAAAGCTGGATGATGATGAAGACAGACGTAACCCACAATATATCCCTAAAAGGGGAACATTTTATGAACATGATGATAGAACCATTGATGAAGTAACAGATAATGCAGTTGAGTCACAAAATGAGagagaaatcaaagaaaaaaaagtatggaaagataaagaagataGATGGGATCATGATCGATATAATGATGAAGAACAGGCACCAAAGAGCCATGAAGAATTAATAGCTGTTTATGGCTATGATATAAGAAATGAAGAAGGTCCACCTAGAgctagaagaagaagaagatatgg ccGTGGTCCTAACAAATATACGCGTAATTGGGAAGATGAAGACGCATATGGAAAGCCTGGAAgtaatgtttcaaataaaaatagaaagtttaATAGAAGTGGAGAAGATTTTCCTGCTCTGGGAACAAATAAGAATGCTTCCACACATGTAGAAGAACCAGTAATTTCATCAGCTTGGTACTGTAGTAAGAATAAGTCACAgaataaagtacaaaattttcCACCTCTACAAGCTCAAGGTGATAGTCTGAAATCAAAATCTAGCAATACGTCTAATACTCATac gaatgaaaataaagctCCTAATGAACCTACAAATCCAGCCTGGAAAAAGGATACCAAACATTCGTCTCACATTCAGAGCAGTAATGGAAATAGTGGAGCTGGTGGTGATGCAGATAAATTGATTAATACAAAGATATCTTCAAGAGATAATAACAAGAGGAACGTTCAAGAGTCTGTAAGCTTGGCAGCAAGTAGAACTCGTGGACGAGGATTCAGAACAAATGCTAATAACAATATGGTCACCAATAGAACAGTTGATATCAAACCAAAGGGACGCGGAACTGGATCGACTACCACTGAGaataagagaaataatatacagaatgATGATGAGCAGCAAATTACTCATGACATGAAACACATTAGCGTTACTGATGGTACTCAATATCATCAAAGTGGAAGACATAATA AAAGCTTCTATGGACAGTCCTCAAATCAGCAGAGATCGGGAGCAGTACCTCCAAGAATGCAGCAACAACAAccacaacaacaacaacaacaacaatcgATTCAGCAGCAAGATGGTTCTGCTAATAGGCCAAAACGTTATTCAAGTTTGCGACAGCGATCTACTGTTTCGGATAATCCAGGACCACAAAATTATCCACCACAACATGGGCAACATGGACAACACAATCAACACAATCAACACAATCAACATGGCCAGCATGGTCAACATGGATATTTTCCTCCTCAAG gATATCCACAAGGACATTTTGAGCAAACCACACCTGTTGCTACTGCAACTGCACCTATGACTGGTCAGCCTGTAATTCCTATACCACCTAATGGTCAACCTGCCAGTTATGCTCCACCGCCATTTTTAGTACCGCCACCTCAGTTTATTTCTCCACAAACTGCTCCACctagtataattaattacgttcCTGGTCCAAATGGACCAGCATTTCAACCAAATTTCCAGGGTTATCAAGGATATAGTGCACCAGTACAG cCACAACGTCCTCCACCTCCACAAGAATTGTTTCAACCACAAGGTTGTACTTACTATAGTCCAgcgcagcagcaacagcaacaacaacaatcaGCTCCAATGAGACGACCAAAAGCAGCTATTCCAATTCTTCCACCACCAGAGAATCAACATCAGACCAGTCGAGGAAGAGGTAAAACCACACAGCCACAACAAACAAATCAACTTGGTAATACGCAACAGACTGAACAAGAAGTTAAAATTAACTCAATAGAAAGTGATCAGAAGACTGTGCCAGAACAGTTCGATAATACAGAAATTGAACAAGCAGAAATtcaagaaacagagaaaatcaACGGTTCGAGTGCAATAGCGAATCCTGTGGTTGAGAATAccgaaaaagatattaaaattcttgatATTGGAACACCAGTGAATTTAGGAGATACTACTACCGATCAATTAGACGATATAAGTGCTAATGATTCATCAAAAGTCACTATGAAggaggaaaatattatttcacttaAAGCTATGGAACCAGCTATTGAAAAGGCTGAAAatgattcaaataaaatagaaaatacaacgaCTGAAAGTACAGTTGTTGAAGAAGCAGCAGCTTGA
- the LOC122567078 gene encoding protein CASC3 isoform X1 codes for MSDTRRRRKSDQSCGSDDLSDSCEELNATKETQSSEQTDGHQDSECDIYPSDSDAESQDGALRESGDGQEEEKPQKKLDDDEDRRNPQYIPKRGTFYEHDDRTIDEVTDNAVESQNEREIKEKKVWKDKEDRWDHDRYNDEEQAPKSHEELIAVYGYDIRNEEGPPRARRRRRYGRGPNKYTRNWEDEDAYGKPGSNVSNKNRKFNRSGEDFPALGTNKNASTHVEEPVISSAWYCSKNKSQNKVQNFPPLQAQGDSLKSKSSNTSNTHTNENKAPNEPTNPAWKKDTKHSSHIQSSNGNSGAGGDADKLINTKISSRDNNKRNVQESVSLAASRTRGRGFRTNANNNMVTNRTVDIKPKGRGTGSTTTENKRNNIQNDDEQQITHDMKHISVTDGTQYHQSGRHNKSFYGQSSNQQRSGAVPPRMQQQQPQQQQQQQSIQQQDGSANRPKRYSSLRQRSTVSDNPGPQNYPPQHGQHGQHNQHNQHNQHGQHGQHGYFPPQAGNSRGVLDSQGYPQGHFEQTTPVATATAPMTGQPVIPIPPNGQPASYAPPPFLVPPPQFISPQTAPPSIINYVPGPNGPAFQPNFQGYQGYSAPVQPQRPPPPQELFQPQGCTYYSPAQQQQQQQQSAPMRRPKAAIPILPPPENQHQTSRGRGKTTQPQQTNQLGNTQQTEQEVKINSIESDQKTVPEQFDNTEIEQAEIQETEKINGSSAIANPVVENTEKDIKILDIGTPVNLGDTTTDQLDDISANDSSKVTMKEENIISLKAMEPAIEKAENDSNKIENTTTESTVVEEAAA; via the exons AGCAGCGAGCAAACTGATGGTCATCAGGATTCAGAATGTGATATCTATCCTTCTGATTCCGATGCTGAATCTCAAGATGGTGCATTGCGAGAAAGTGGAGATgggcaagaagaagaaaaaccgCAGAAAAAGCTGGATGATGATGAAGACAGACGTAACCCACAATATATCCCTAAAAGGGGAACATTTTATGAACATGATGATAGAACCATTGATGAAGTAACAGATAATGCAGTTGAGTCACAAAATGAGagagaaatcaaagaaaaaaaagtatggaaagataaagaagataGATGGGATCATGATCGATATAATGATGAAGAACAGGCACCAAAGAGCCATGAAGAATTAATAGCTGTTTATGGCTATGATATAAGAAATGAAGAAGGTCCACCTAGAgctagaagaagaagaagatatgg ccGTGGTCCTAACAAATATACGCGTAATTGGGAAGATGAAGACGCATATGGAAAGCCTGGAAgtaatgtttcaaataaaaatagaaagtttaATAGAAGTGGAGAAGATTTTCCTGCTCTGGGAACAAATAAGAATGCTTCCACACATGTAGAAGAACCAGTAATTTCATCAGCTTGGTACTGTAGTAAGAATAAGTCACAgaataaagtacaaaattttcCACCTCTACAAGCTCAAGGTGATAGTCTGAAATCAAAATCTAGCAATACGTCTAATACTCATac gaatgaaaataaagctCCTAATGAACCTACAAATCCAGCCTGGAAAAAGGATACCAAACATTCGTCTCACATTCAGAGCAGTAATGGAAATAGTGGAGCTGGTGGTGATGCAGATAAATTGATTAATACAAAGATATCTTCAAGAGATAATAACAAGAGGAACGTTCAAGAGTCTGTAAGCTTGGCAGCAAGTAGAACTCGTGGACGAGGATTCAGAACAAATGCTAATAACAATATGGTCACCAATAGAACAGTTGATATCAAACCAAAGGGACGCGGAACTGGATCGACTACCACTGAGaataagagaaataatatacagaatgATGATGAGCAGCAAATTACTCATGACATGAAACACATTAGCGTTACTGATGGTACTCAATATCATCAAAGTGGAAGACATAATA AAAGCTTCTATGGACAGTCCTCAAATCAGCAGAGATCGGGAGCAGTACCTCCAAGAATGCAGCAACAACAAccacaacaacaacaacaacaacaatcgATTCAGCAGCAAGATGGTTCTGCTAATAGGCCAAAACGTTATTCAAGTTTGCGACAGCGATCTACTGTTTCGGATAATCCAGGACCACAAAATTATCCACCACAACATGGGCAACATGGACAACACAATCAACACAATCAACACAATCAACATGGCCAGCATGGTCAACATGGATATTTTCCTCCTCAAG cTGGAAATTCAAGAGGTGTTTTAGATTCACAAG gATATCCACAAGGACATTTTGAGCAAACCACACCTGTTGCTACTGCAACTGCACCTATGACTGGTCAGCCTGTAATTCCTATACCACCTAATGGTCAACCTGCCAGTTATGCTCCACCGCCATTTTTAGTACCGCCACCTCAGTTTATTTCTCCACAAACTGCTCCACctagtataattaattacgttcCTGGTCCAAATGGACCAGCATTTCAACCAAATTTCCAGGGTTATCAAGGATATAGTGCACCAGTACAG cCACAACGTCCTCCACCTCCACAAGAATTGTTTCAACCACAAGGTTGTACTTACTATAGTCCAgcgcagcagcaacagcaacaacaacaatcaGCTCCAATGAGACGACCAAAAGCAGCTATTCCAATTCTTCCACCACCAGAGAATCAACATCAGACCAGTCGAGGAAGAGGTAAAACCACACAGCCACAACAAACAAATCAACTTGGTAATACGCAACAGACTGAACAAGAAGTTAAAATTAACTCAATAGAAAGTGATCAGAAGACTGTGCCAGAACAGTTCGATAATACAGAAATTGAACAAGCAGAAATtcaagaaacagagaaaatcaACGGTTCGAGTGCAATAGCGAATCCTGTGGTTGAGAATAccgaaaaagatattaaaattcttgatATTGGAACACCAGTGAATTTAGGAGATACTACTACCGATCAATTAGACGATATAAGTGCTAATGATTCATCAAAAGTCACTATGAAggaggaaaatattatttcacttaAAGCTATGGAACCAGCTATTGAAAAGGCTGAAAatgattcaaataaaatagaaaatacaacgaCTGAAAGTACAGTTGTTGAAGAAGCAGCAGCTTGA
- the LOC122567081 gene encoding orexin receptor type 2-like isoform X1: MHPLELVIVGWLALVISTLVDAIDYLDDYSAMDYTDESDIDYNATNCTNSYCISNEEYVDRMINYIFPKFWDWVLIASHSVVFVVGLVGNALVCIAVYRNHSMRTVTNYFIVNLAVADFLVLLLCLPFTVLWDITETWFLGLTLCKAVPYLQTVSVTVSILTLTFISIDRWYAICFPLRFKSTTGRAKSAIIGIWAIALLFDIPDLVVLHTVPPTHIKIKTVLFTQCDISWSQRSQVAFTIVKLIFLYTGPLIFMSVAYWQIVKVLWRSNIPGHNLPSRASQMSQIPSTGGGNPEVQLRSRRKAAKMLVTVVITFAICYFPVHLLSVLRYTTTLPSNKWINAISLIAHGLCYFNSAVNPLIYNFMSGKFRKAFRRTFRCARENGSRIQRGYLASTSNFPRIKSRTTTIRTTFKNNNNLQRNTEIIPLSAITTIQQNEKHD, encoded by the exons atgcaTCCTCTTGAGTTAGTGATCGTGGGATGGCTGGCATTGGTGATATCCACGTTGGTCGATGCCATCGATTATTTGGACGACTACTCAGCGATGGATTACACCGACGAATCGGACATCGATTACAATGCCACGAATTGCACCAATAGTTATTGTATCTCAAACGAAGAGTACGTGGATcgtatgataaattatatattcccCAAGTTTTGGGACTGGGTGTTGATCGCGTCGCATAGCGTTGTTTTCGTGGTCGGCCTAGTTGGGAATGCGCTAGTTTGTATCGCGGTTTACAGGAACCATTCTATGAGAACGgtgacaaattattttattgtcaaCTTAGCTGTGGCCGATTTCCTAGTTTTATTGCTTTGTCTTCCGTTCACCGTACTGTGGGACATCACCGAGACCTGGTTTCTAGGTTTGACCTTGTGCAAAGCCGTGCCATATCTCCAG ACAGTGTCCGTGACCGTGAGCATATTGACCCTAACTTTTATATCGATAGATCGATGGTACGCTATATGCTTTCCCCTGAGATTTAAGTCTACCACTGGACGAGCAAAAAGTGCGATCATCGGAATTTGGGCGATAGCCCTTCTATTTG ATATTCCAGATCTCGTGGTGTTGCATACCGTCCCACCCACGCACATCAAAATAAAGACCGTTTTATTCACGCAATGCGACATATCCTGGAGTCAAAGGAGCCAGGTCGCCTTTACTATCGTCAAACTAATTTTCCTTTATACCGGACCTTTGATCTTCATGAGCGTAGCCTATTGGCAGATTGTAAAAGTCCTTTGGAGGAGCAACATTCCAGGACATAATT TACCGTCACGAGCATCCCAGATGAGCCAGATTCCATCGACCGGTGGCGGAAATCCGGAAGTGCAGCTGAGATCTCGACGAAAGGCGGCAAAAATGTTAGTCACAGTGGTCATCACATTTGCGATTTGCTATTTCCCTGTGCACCTACTCTCCGTTTTAAG GTATACCACCACATTACCATCCAATAAATGGATAAACGCCATCAGCTTAATCGCGCATGGCCTATGCTATTTCAATAGTGCAGTTAATCCTCTGATCTACAACTTCATGAGCG GGAAATTTCGGAAGGCGTTTAGGCGTACATTTCGCTGTGCTCGAGAGAATGGTTCTCGAATACAGCGTGGATATCTTGCGAGCACATCTAATTTCCCACGAATAAAATCTCGGACCACGACGATACGAAcgacgtttaaaaataacaataacctTCAACGAAATACCGAAATTATACCTCTCAGTGCTATAACCACTATTCAGCAGAATGAAAAGCACGATTGA
- the LOC122567081 gene encoding orexin receptor type 2-like isoform X2: protein MHPLELVIVGWLALVISTLVDAIDYLDDYSAMDYTDESDIDYNATNCTNSYCISNEEYVDRMINYIFPKFWDWVLIASHSVVFVVGLVGNALVCIAVYRNHSMRTVTNYFIVNLAVADFLVLLLCLPFTVLWDITETWFLGLTLCKAVPYLQTVSVTVSILTLTFISIDRWYAICFPLRFKSTTGRAKSAIIGIWAIALLFDIPDLVVLHTVPPTHIKIKTVLFTQCDISWSQRSQVAFTIVKLIFLYTGPLIFMSVAYWQIVKVLWRSNIPGHNLPSRASQMSQIPSTGGGNPEVQLRSRRKAAKMLVTVVITFAICYFPVHLLSVLRYTTTLPSNKWINAISLIAHGLCYFNSAVNPLIYNFMSGKFRQEFGRTFRECTPLNPTNDRRPNQQPSYAYMANECRSASQSRREQF from the exons atgcaTCCTCTTGAGTTAGTGATCGTGGGATGGCTGGCATTGGTGATATCCACGTTGGTCGATGCCATCGATTATTTGGACGACTACTCAGCGATGGATTACACCGACGAATCGGACATCGATTACAATGCCACGAATTGCACCAATAGTTATTGTATCTCAAACGAAGAGTACGTGGATcgtatgataaattatatattcccCAAGTTTTGGGACTGGGTGTTGATCGCGTCGCATAGCGTTGTTTTCGTGGTCGGCCTAGTTGGGAATGCGCTAGTTTGTATCGCGGTTTACAGGAACCATTCTATGAGAACGgtgacaaattattttattgtcaaCTTAGCTGTGGCCGATTTCCTAGTTTTATTGCTTTGTCTTCCGTTCACCGTACTGTGGGACATCACCGAGACCTGGTTTCTAGGTTTGACCTTGTGCAAAGCCGTGCCATATCTCCAG ACAGTGTCCGTGACCGTGAGCATATTGACCCTAACTTTTATATCGATAGATCGATGGTACGCTATATGCTTTCCCCTGAGATTTAAGTCTACCACTGGACGAGCAAAAAGTGCGATCATCGGAATTTGGGCGATAGCCCTTCTATTTG ATATTCCAGATCTCGTGGTGTTGCATACCGTCCCACCCACGCACATCAAAATAAAGACCGTTTTATTCACGCAATGCGACATATCCTGGAGTCAAAGGAGCCAGGTCGCCTTTACTATCGTCAAACTAATTTTCCTTTATACCGGACCTTTGATCTTCATGAGCGTAGCCTATTGGCAGATTGTAAAAGTCCTTTGGAGGAGCAACATTCCAGGACATAATT TACCGTCACGAGCATCCCAGATGAGCCAGATTCCATCGACCGGTGGCGGAAATCCGGAAGTGCAGCTGAGATCTCGACGAAAGGCGGCAAAAATGTTAGTCACAGTGGTCATCACATTTGCGATTTGCTATTTCCCTGTGCACCTACTCTCCGTTTTAAG GTATACCACCACATTACCATCCAATAAATGGATAAACGCCATCAGCTTAATCGCGCATGGCCTATGCTATTTCAATAGTGCAGTTAATCCTCTGATCTACAACTTCATGAGCG GTAAGTTCCGGCAGGAGTTTGGTCGTACATTCCGAGAATGCACGCCTTTGAACCCCACGAACGATCGCAGGCCAAACCAGCAACCCAGCTACGCTTACATGGCAAACGAATGTCGATCTGCATCGCAAAGTCGTCGTGAGCAATTCTGA